A single Anopheles funestus chromosome 2RL, idAnoFuneDA-416_04, whole genome shotgun sequence DNA region contains:
- the LOC125763885 gene encoding uncharacterized protein LOC125763885 yields the protein MATEQKFDTGTSLWEQFSNFMRKDTKGVELVSYSVSGVLLIMAYRKIRPFTIFGKSSDIPHHFIREQIKQFGRVTKIEPSQMYGPLLVVQHHPPVKVFFWSSKTIPIKIDGIDINANGYSWLQSVVDGKEVSFIPMKQSSSQVHAECRVYLKESTKHIDIGEALLSLGFAKLSVTVPKPTRNRKDVHAVALYQYYRTLDKAERYAKDRRNGLWQHSLPPRLWPLSLWTVLWDRAANANRLPALVR from the exons ATGGCTACGGAACAAAAATTCGATACCGGGACAAGTTTGTGGGAGCAGTTTTCTAACTTTATGCGTAAAGATACAAAAGGAGTAGAG CTCGTAAGCTATTCAGTATCCGGAGTTTTGCTTATCATGGCCTACCGGAAAATACGACCC TTCACTATTTTCGGAAAATCATCCGATATACCACACCACTTCATCCgcgaacaaataaaacagttcGGACGGGTGACCAAAATTGAACCATCACAAATGTATGGACCACTGCTTGTTGTGCAACACCATCCACCAGTGAAGGTATTTTTCTGGTCAAGCAAAACTATCCCGATCAAGATAGATGGTATCGATATCAACGCGAATGGATATTCCTGGCTACAGTCAGTTGTAGATGGCAAGGAAGTCAGTTTCATCCCAATGAAGCAATCTTCCAGCCAAGTACACGCCGAATGCCGTGTCTACCTCAAAGAATCAACTAAACACATCGACATTGGAGAAGCACTGCTAAGTTTGGGATTTGCCAAACTATCTGTTACTGTGCCAAAACCCACACGAAATCGAAAAGATGTGCATGCGGTTGCCCTGTACCAGTACTATCGCACACTGGACAAGGCAGAACGCTATGCTAAGGACCGTCGTAATGGACTGTGGCAACATTCTCTGCCACCTCGCTTGTGGCCCTTATCGTTATGGACTGTGTTGTGGGATCGTGCCgctaatgccaatcggttacCGGCGCTGGTTCGATAG
- the LOC125763876 gene encoding uncharacterized protein LOC125763876, translating into MENIGQSNFLPVDSMGESTHKSLDQSCKNYTMPRLSNTNGCCRLCFKGNCHLQELFPGGYTEELLISKIFECTTVEITFANDPDALICYSCVAKIEEFHRYREQCRSNDIQHKNSKRLLGGKNLTDPPSTLIPAKYVKKEIDSEGFEISAADFFPPDTAEQSYGVLDSILDGPTSRVVDSSGAIDSTIPNEDGVSNSDEDAVGDENLLELMPERTHDEFSVSYADMNEEYENNNEVFCEMPIKEEPQDIDDGPDEWNDFGMDEDDTTMDHNSTNLIPLIENCSYSTNSENDLEEQRPYREVYNGSDLICLMQDGFLYLQVNKMEWRCRIKDCGAAVFLYEYSSELEPNGVSHMHNREVENSTTDMEILRLLENTSTPPAESEDESFHYVKNIRKGSSIVYKGYKYSMKHRNVDGTTYWKCRSSKGNCSAALYQTPNNKFKTVGAHTHSKQGLTKAAQKPYVSSVSTECDDELGDKSSPGKIKLRIARQTDVTNTPTLKHPIRNGDEKKKIPINQKDAQGVVRRSYDYKIVNNVNGRMRLHFDGHLYVRESSRKEDTGTVVVWRCRRNYDMCGVAALQYEDGLVEVIGDHDHSPIKKTMNIPDNSVGTTAYKLLPTCKGGEALILDGYRYVKAYNKPNGMSLWRCTALAGITCRVKIILATDGVAYVIRNVKHNHSRPKHKRTVHPDTLKVSSSSKQKESNRAAGVDKKTFRIGTESATSTPSTMRSKMNKAMPKPVANSETVATSSASGQTAKVSSKLQSMRNFRVIKNKKGNKALVHGGYRYCKVRTRQDGIISWFCRMNKKTCRVGLYQYPDGRLEWINQSRHNHSPTDPAAPEQPKKIVTQPKKSTYHMDDETFVSNEWYFVRNRKNGITLIHAGYRYHRKGIRIDSTSMWRCSRANQGCRAGIVMHSDETIAKFDDIDHDHSPPSGIMEGETIISGDPDESIKQASPNTSIGNNGNAAELSLVHFNGCIEEQDDPEANMRTLLSTMLDVSDEPANKSSNKIVLSPSKANYRYIKNRRLTKSLVFRGYRYSRSSMQIRADGSMKWICQMNKKTCRVSVKVLKDGSLEMDDQKHNHPQLPEDMDENDEDNDDDNDTVDSTRDTTLNTTNQEDGMDNEDAHDYFFALNRSNGTSLIFQRNRFSKESTRPDGSTIWRCMVRTDCVAKAILHADGTCNAFRDSNHHHPPLDELPKPMKVPIKFSSLSARKQLVEKRPAAKLTVKGDMLIYKQNRLKKVKSFSDGTAVFKCAEVDRCTSVVKIQYDETDDGVSSPWVISETAHNHPNYLTDTATTGSNSGSSSSIITKTEGKSKRKSPIKMQKYCASDSVEQGKEYQLFKNDRGHVSLVYKGYRFSLRNQNVNGNSSWKCRANKTCNAYVTFTEDGHVVRAENEVEVMPHNHAINGEFIERGVALDIGELSPPAENLSQFVSNWVNGMYKSELGGKMKTSLKSSTSHNDGKKTICHKNYSYKLQTIKNGREFWRCTMFKARACRAALFCSSNGTIIEYENGRQHNHEAIKPSATAMQKASSGYRGKTHDEKTTGVFYEANAAYGKMNEVQKTVKRSHSSMHYDDQSIDESSAPPAYQIMKKDGVDTLHYERHRYVVIVCKRETKTDEPKRWRCCLWNSRHQCPVELTILATGEINFETDPTHNHRPPPPESQEVERVSVLNTKGTRKYEVVGRKMIVYKGYKFQWKEVKDSWAYYNCLYSISHGCTVTVKVDSHGMLFECSNESHNHRLALLNDQSDDSAGVVNRVKPMSERAIASRQERLANCPKTGSNDYTFVRSCLGNSMLFEGHRYWLHSKLSCGLFVYRCRYQKAKSCTGAVYMDMDTQLMYHRYDAEHNHEPMPEDAVVNSEKPAGRTSTSDNSVLPISQQLSTSTQDDQTVDDIDERDLASDIDSGELLQPEVLKIEEENDNVIITPNYTFVKNYLNKNQLLYEDYVYEFVPLSYREDSDKFYSCLFSDCSASVKLLPSGNLKVLRSNQHAHERPDLTDCRDVGRGSIDFSTISPSGSSAGGKSKILFEGYLYYTNVTQTFQDDTKVFHCHSNVLTKEKSKSNARCSALLELLPNNRVIVTGIHHHSTPKLSDSDTKKTSHTKIMVLDGRSYRHHNTHPDGTIIWQCADDPKCKAKVYGKPNGKLVYGTAKHVLRHIMPKLPNHSANDLKISLPLTSTSVKTAAVPTAGSLIPSASNCIVPTGSLRTKWYQGNRYNFYLTRRDGVQCWRCCMRIEEKCEAGILCYPSGAIMSYNSLEHTHPVLNPSWEEHEAKPLSSYSLPIVKKVEPNEEVARNVCKYPILNKNAANDLYLTYKGVQYSLRKRTSDGICIYRCRNKPCTHTLIVTKRGKIIPKRATWHSCEIQPESDAGEIVSVESTTANAFLIGASGLGFDKPEIEDPDDLVDQNDSNTMEPILKRIRLDSNIEMVEDHQQRTIVQTMDSFSSVLNTETDAEEEEVPQEENHSEMQGSLETGNVETDEWDHEYLEQEFEGTDAIETADCEPVDRRPIDDEDDDDDDDNDDVVVGTHDNQTIEELATSEHSRESFTLKPSFNDANNE; encoded by the exons ATGGAGAATATTGGGCAGAGCAACTTTTTGCCGGTAGATAGCATGGGCGAAAGTACCCACAAGTCATTGGACCAATCCTGCAAGAACTACACAATGCCACGGCTGAGCAATACCAATGGCTGCTGCCGATTGTGCTTCAAAGGCAATTGCCATCTACAAGAACTTTTTCCAGGCGGCTATACGGAGGAGTTGCTCATAAGCAAAATCTTCGAGTGTACCACTGTTGAG ATCACATTTGCCAACGACCCGGATGCCCTGATATGTTACAGCTGTGTGGCAAAAATCGAAGAGTTCCATCGGTATAGAGAACAGTGCCGCAGCAATGATATACAACACAAGAATTCTAAACGGCTCTTGGGAGGAAAAAATCTCACAGATCCTCCATCGACATTGATTCCCGCTAAGTACGTGAAAAAAGAGATAGATTCGGAAGGGTTTGAAATAAGCGCTGCTGATTTCTTCCCGCCGGATACTGCTGAGCAATCGTATGGTGTGTTAGATTCCATCTTAGATGGACCAACCAGCCGCGTTGTTGACTCATCCGGTGCGATAGACTCAACTATTCCTAACGAG GACGGCGTAAGCAATTCTGACGAAGATGCAGTTGGTGACGAAAATTTGCTGGAGTTGATGCCCGAACGGACACACGATGAGTTCAGTGTATCGTACGCCGATATGAACGAAGAATACGAAAAT AATAATGAAGTTTTCTGCGAGATGCCGATCAAAGAGGAACCGCAAGACATTGATGATGGCCCGGATGAATGGAATGATTTTGGAATGGATGAAGATGATACCACCATGGACCACAACAGCACCAATCTGATACCATTGATAGAGAATTGCTCTTATTCGACGAATTCTGAAAACGATTTAGAAGAGCAGCGGCCATACCGCGAGGTGTACAACGGCAGTGATTTAATTTGTCTAATGCAAGATGGGTTTCTGTACTTGCAAGTGAACAAGATGGAATGGCGGTGTCGAATAAAAGACTGTGGAGCTGCTGTCTTTCTGTACGAATATAGCTCAGAGCTGGAGCCGAATGGCGTAAGCCATATGCATAACAGAGAAGTGGAAAACAGCACTACCGATATGGAGATTTTACGTCTATTGGAAAACACATCAACTCCACCAGCCGAGTCTGAAGATGAGTCGTTCCATTATGTAAAGAACATAAGGAAAGGTAGCTCAATCGTCTACAAAGGTTACAAATATAGTATGAAACATAGAAATGTAGATGGAACTACGTACTGGAAGTGTCGTTCTTCCAAAGGCAATTGTTCGGCAGCCCTATATCAAACTCCAAACAACAAATTCAAAACTGTTGGTGCTCATACACACTCGAAACAGGGTTTGACAAAAGCGGCACAGAAACCATACGTCTCAAGCGTTAGTACCGAATGTGATGACGAGCTTGGAGATAAATCGTCCCCTGGTAAAATTAAACTTCGAATTGCTCGGCAAACTGATGTCACTAACACGCCAACGCTGAAACACCCAATACGGAATggggatgaaaagaaaaaaatacctaTAAACCAAAAAGACGCTCAAGGAGTCGTCCGAAGAAGTTATGATTACAAAATAGTAAATAACGTTAACGGTCGCATGCGGCTTCATTTCGATGGACATCTTTATGTGCGGGAATCTTCTAGGAAGGAAGATACGGGTACGGTGGTTGTATGGCGATGCAGGCGAAACTACGATATGTGTGGTGTTGCTGCTTTACAATACGAAGATGGGCTCGTTGAGGTAATCGGTGATCATGATCATTCTCCGattaaaaaaacgatgaatATCCCCGACAATAGTGTGGGAACAACTGCGTACAAATTATTGCCCACGTGCAAAGGAGGCGAAGCGCTTATTCTTGATGGATATCGTTATGTGAAAGCCTACAACAAACCGAATGGAATGAGCTTGTGGCGTTGTACAGCATTGGCAGGTATCACCTGTCGAGTGAAGATCATCCTTGCAACAGACGGTGTGGCATATGTTATACGTAACGTAAAACATAACCATTCCAGACCGAAACACAAGAGAACAGTTCACCCAGATACGTTGAAAGTCTCCAGTTCTAGCAAACAGAAAGAATCAAATAGAGCTGCTGGTGTTGACAAAAAGACATTCCGTATAGGAACTGAATCCGCCACTAGTACACCATCAACGATGCGTAGTAAAATGAACAAAGCAATGCCTAAACCAGTTGCTAATAGTGAAACCGTCGCTACTTCTTCTGCTAGTGGTCAAACAGCGAAAGTATCATCTAAGTTGCAATCTATGCGTAATTTTCGtgttataaaaaacaaaaaaggtaacaagGCGCTGGTCCACGGAGGGTATCGATATTGCAAGGTTCGAACGCGCCAGGACGGAATCATCAGTTGGTTCTGCcgcatgaacaaaaaaacatgtcgCGTTGGGTTGTACCAATATCCCGATGGCAGGCTGGAATGGATAAACCAAAGTCGCCACAATCATAGTCCGACTGATCCAGCAGCACCTGAACAGCCCAAGAAAATTGTtacccaaccaaaaaaaagtacatacCATATGGATGACGAAACGTTTGTGAGCAACGAATGGTACTTTGTGCGCAACCGAAAAAATGGTATTACGCTCATACATGCTGGATATCGGTACCACAGAAAGGGAATTCGCATTGACAGCACCTCGATGTGGCGTTGTTCGCGTGCAAACCAAGGATGCCGTGCTGGGATTGTGATGCACTCCGACGAAACGATCGCAAAGTTCGACGATATTGATCACGATCATTCACCGCCTAGCGGGATCATGGAAGGAGAGACCATAATAAGTGGTGATCCAGATGAAAGTATAAAACAAGCATCACCAAACACAAGCATCGGTAATAACGGCAATGCTGCTGAGCTTAGTTTGGTTCACTTTAATGGTTGCATTGAAGAGCAGGATGATCCTGAAGCGAATATGCGCACGCTCCTGAGCACAATGTTGGACGTTTCTGACGAGCCGGCCAATAAATCTTCTAACAAGATAGTGCTTTCTCCGTCGAAAGCTAACTACAGATATATTAAAAACCGTCGGCTTACAAAGAGTTTGGTCTTCCGCGGGTATCGTTATTCTCGTTCTAGCATGCAGATTCGCGCAGACGGATCCATGAAGTGGATTTGCcagatgaataaaaaaacctgcCGTGTTTCGGTAAAGGTATTGAAGGACGGAAGCTTAGAAATGGACGATCAGAAACACAACCACCCGCAGCTACCGGAAGATATGGATGAGAATGACGAAGACAACGATGACGACAATGACACAGTTGACTCTACACGCGACACAACATTGAATACCACTAACCAGGAAGATGGAATGGATAATGAAGATGCGCATGAttacttttttgctttaaatcgGAGTAACGGCACAAGTTTGATCTTCCAGCGCAATCGCTTCAGCAAAGAGAGTACCCGCCCGGACGGATCGACAATATGGCGTTGCATGGTACGCACTGATTGTGTAGCGAAAGCCATCCTACATGCTGATGGTACTTGCAATGCTTTCCGTGATtcgaatcatcatcatccaccatTAGACGAGCTACCAAAACCAATGAAGGTtccaattaaattttcatcgcTATCTGCACGGAAGCAACTGGTCGAAAAGCGGCCTGCTGCTAAACTTACCGTGAAAGGTGATATGCTAATCTACAAACAAAATCGGTTGAAAAAGGTTAAATCTTTCTCTGACGGTACAGCCGTGTTTAAGTGTGCAGAAGTGGACCGTTGTACTTCGGTTGTGAAAATTCAGTACGACGAAACAGATGATGGCGTATCCTCGCCATGGGTGATTTCCGAAACGGCTCATAATCATCCAAATTACCTCACGGATACAGCCACTACCGGCAgtaacagcggcagcagcagcagcatcatcacaaAAACCGAAGGAAAGAGTAAGCGGAAAAGCCCtatcaaaatgcaaaaatattgtgccaGTGACAGTGTGGAGCAGGGCAAAGAGTATCAGCTGTTTAAAAACGACCGGGGCCATGTCTCGCTAGTGTACAAAGGCTATCGGTTTTCGTTACGCAATCAAAACGTCAATGGCAACTCCAGCTGGAAATGTCGCGCTAATAAGACATGCAATGCGTACGTTACCTTCACGGAGGATGGTCACGTTGTGCGAGCTGAGAACGAAGTAGAAGTAATGCCACACAATCATGCCATTAACGGGGAATTTATTGAACGAGGTGTAGCGCTAGATATAGGTGAGCTGAGTCCGCCCGCCGAAAATTTGAGCCAGTTTGTGTCTAATTGGGTGAACGGGATGTATAAAAGCgagcttggtggaaaaatgaaaacctcaCTAAAGTCGTCCACAAGTCATAACgacgggaaaaaaacaatctgcCATAAAAACTATTCCTACAAGCTGCAAACTATCAAGAATGGGCGAGAGTTTTGGCGCTGCACCATGTTCAAAGCAAGGGCCTGTCGTGCGGCTCTGTTTTGTAGTAGCAACGGTACGATCATAGAATATGAAAATGGACGTCAGCATAATCATGAAGCTATCAAACCGTCGGCCACTGCAATGCAAAAAGCATCTTCCGGCTATAGAGGGAAGACTCACGACGAGAAAACGACTGGCGTGTTTTACGAAGCGAATGCAGCTTACGGTAAAATGAACGAAGTACAGAAAACGGTCAAACGAAGCCACAGTTCAATGCATTACGACGACCAGTCGATCGACGAAAGTTCAGCACCACCTGCGTACCAGATAATGAAAAAGGATGGCGTGGATACACTGCACTACGAAAGGCATCGATACGTTGTCATCGTTTGTAAGCGAGAAACGAAGACCGATGAACCGAAGCGTTGGCGCTGTTGCCTATGGAATAGCCGGCACCAATGTCCAGTGGAACTAACCATCCTGGCTACGGGCGAGATAAACTTTGAAACAGACCCAACCCACAACCATCGACCACCGCCACCAGAATCACAAGAAGTGGAAAGGGTTTCAGTGTTAAATACGAAGGGTACAAGAAAGTACGAAGTAGTAGGACGAAAAATGATTGTTTATAAAGGATACAAGTTCCAGTGGAAGGAAGTAAAGGATAGCTGGGCGTACTACAATTGTTTGTACTCCATTTCACATGGGTGCACCGTGACAGTGAAGGTAGATTCGCATGGAATGTTATTCGAATGCTCGAACGAATCGCACAACCATCGTTTGGCACTGCTCAATGATCAATCAGATGACTCTGCTGGTGTAGTAAATCGAGTAAAACCTATGTCCGAGCGGGCCATAGCATCGAGACAGGAGCGGCTTGCTAATTGCCCCAAAACGGGCTCTAATGATTATACATTCGTGCGAtcctgtttgggaaattccATGCTCTTCGAGGGCCACCGATACTGGTTGCATAGCAAGCTGTCGTGCGGATTGTTCGTGTATAGATGTCGTTACCAAAAAGCTAAAAGTTGCACCGGTGCCGTCTATATGGATATGGATACGCAGCTAATGTACCATCGTTATGATGCGGAGCATAACCATGAACCTATGCCAGAAGATGCTGTTGTAAATAGTGAAAAACCAGCTGGTAGAACCAGTACCTCTGATAACAGTGTCCTACCGATTTCGCAACAACTCAGCACTAGTACGCAGGACGACCAGACCGTTGACGATATCGACGAGCGTGATCTTGCAAGTGACATCGACAGTGGCGAGCTTCTTCAACCCGAAGTACTGAAGATCGAGGAAGAAAACGATAACGTGATCATAACGCCAAATTATACgtttgtgaaaaattatttgaacaAGAATCAGCTCTTATACGAAGATTACGTGTATGAATTCGTCCCATTGTCTTATCGAGAGGATAGCGATAAGTTTTAcagttgtttattttcggaTTGTTCCGCTTCGGTCAAGCTGCTGCCATCCGGTAATTTGAAGGTACTAAGATCCAACCAACATGCCCATGAACGACCTGATCTTACTGATTGCCGTGATGTCGGTCGTGGATCGATAGACTTTAGTACGATATCACCCAGTGGTTCCAGCGCCGGTGGGAAAAGCAAGATACTGTTTGAAGGCTATTTATATTACACCAATGTCACACAAACATTCCAGGATGATACGAAGGTGTTCCACTGCCATAGTAACGTATTAACGAAGGAGAAGAGTAAATCCAACGCTCGTTGCTCAGCGTTGCTGGAATTGTTGCCCAATAACCGTGTTATTGTCACGGGTATCCATCACCATTCGACGCCTAAACTTTCCGACAGCGACACTAAAAAGACATCTCACACAAAAATTATGGTGTTGGATGGGCGATCCTACCGACACCATAACACGCATCCCGATGGAACAATAATCTGGCAGTGTGCAGACGATCCCAAATGTAAAGCTAAAGTATACGGCAAACCGAATGGGAAACTGGTTTACGGTACCGCAAAACATGTCCTTCGGCACATAATGCCAAAGTTGCCGAATCATTCAGCTaacgatttaaaaatttcGTTACCATTAACATCAACGTCAGTGAAGACTGCCGCCGTGCCTACGGCTGGTTCGTTGATACCGTCGGCATCAAATTGCATCGTTCCTACCGGCAGCTTGCGGACAAAATGGTACCAAGGCAATAGGTACAATTTTTATCTCACGCGTAGAGATGGTGTGCAGTGCTGGCGATGCTGTATGCGCATCGAAGAAAAGTGTGAAGCCGGCATTTTGTGCTACCCATCCGGGGCAATAATGTCGTACAACAGCTTGGAACATACGCATCCCGTGCTAAATCCTTCTTGGGAAGAGCATGAAGCTAAACCACTGTCGTCGTACAGTTTGCCGATAGTTAAAAAGGTGGAACCGAATGAAGAAGTAGCTCGAAATGTATGTAAATATCCGATACTCAACAAGAATGCAGCTAACGATTTGTACTTGACATACAAGGGTGTACAATACTCGTTACGAAAACGGACCTCGGACGGAATATGCATTTATCGATGCCGCAACAAACCTTGTACGCACACGCTAATTGTAACTAAACGTGGAAAAATCATTCCCAAAAGGGCAACTTGGCATAGCTGCGAAATACAGCCAGAATCGGATGCAGGAGAGATAGTATCAGTAgaatcaacaacagcaaacgcaTTTTTGATTGGTGCTAGTGGTTTGGGTTTTGATAAACCTGAAATTGAAGATCCAGACGATTTGGTAGATCAAAACGATAGCAACACGATGGAACCCATATTGAAACGCATCCGATTAGATAGCAATATTGAGATGGTTGAAGACCACCAACAAAGAACGATCGTACAGACAATGGACAGTTTCTCCTCCGTCCTCAATACTGAAACCGATGCAGAGGAGGAAGAGGTACCTCAGGAGGAAAACCACAGTGAAATGCAGGGCAGCCTCGAGACTGGAAATGTTGAGACAGATGAGTGGGACCATGAATATTTGGAGCAAGAGTTCGAAGGCACAGATGCGATCGAGACCGCCGATTGTGAGCCCGTAGATCGACGACCAAtcgatgatgaggatgatgatgatgacgacgataatgatgatgttgttgttggtacGCATGATAACCAAACGATCGAAGAACTGGCTACATCGGAGCATTCTCGTGAAAGTTTTACGCTAAAACCATCATTTAACGATGCCAACAATGAGTGA